One window of the Corticium candelabrum chromosome 7, ooCorCand1.1, whole genome shotgun sequence genome contains the following:
- the LOC134182781 gene encoding sigma non-opioid intracellular receptor 1-like, with amino-acid sequence MECFAASILVVVTVAALAAITHVWLESKSYVFEAQDIVAITEKAVSRGYGHKETFQEVEQELRARYGGRILPNPEWLFINCGGWMGGMYILHSSLTEYVLFFGTAIGSSGHSGRYWANISDTVIEGEYTRWPEGTTDAIKFETGDTIYHVPGEVAAVHWSPKTWMVEYGRGFVPSTLVFALADTLFSTTDFVNLYKIIKVYTIGIMHEFSNNIFGV; translated from the exons ATGGAATGCTTCGCGGCTTCGATCCTCGTTGTTGTAACTGTTGCAGCATTAGCCGCTATTACTCATGTATGGCTGGAGTCTAAATCCTACGTCTTCGAAGCACAAGACATCGTGGCAATCACCGAGAAGGCAG TATCGAGAGGCTATGGCCACAAGGAGACATTCCAAGAAGTCGAGCAAGAGCTTCGTGCCCGTTATGGCGGTCGAATTCTACCCAATCCAGAGTGGCTCTTCATCAATTGTGGAGGATGGATGGGCGGAATGTATATCTTGCACTCAAGTCTGACCGAGTATGTGTTATTCTTTGGGACAGCCATAGGCTCATCTGGACACTCGGGACGTTACTGGGCTAACATCTCGGACACAGTAATTGAAG GTGAGTACACAAGGTGGCCTGAAGGCACTACTGATGCCATCAAGTTCGAAACGGGGGATACAATATACCACGTGCCGGGCGAAGTAGCTGCAGTCCATTGGAGTCCCAAAACTTGGATGGTGGAGTATGGACGAGGATTCGTGCCCTCCACGTTGGTATTTGCATTAGCAGACACACTGTTTTCAACCACtgattttgtcaatttgtACAAGATCATCAAAGTGTACACCATCGGAATTATGCATGAGTTTTCAAACAACATTTTTGGAGTCTGA
- the LOC134182070 gene encoding protein YIPF3-like — translation MAAVGEDGNPWFQPSGDNHRKQTDVIVDMESSEGFVVLNGESGAPSKDPVPPTSKPENYLNQMQTEIGKEMAGQMWQAGKQSARRAFDLYANVDLLRPYFDVEPRQVAKRLLQSLIPRLPSKEIRIEGDLYGPTVLTFTLVAILLLTMKASGHTVREGTLMGTAIGVSFFYWLGTSLLYFFLAYLFNSSVSLNKVLSLVGYGMFGPCLCLLYSLLFHSNSGSPFYLSWILLTGFSALRIGFALASTTLLRRHGFVLGSVAFGVHLLFVLYVKLAYSKLYEAVSLL, via the coding sequence ATGGCGGCAGTCGGAGAAGATGGAAATCCGTGGTTTCAGCCGTCAGGCGACAATCACAGAAAACAAACTGACGTAATCGTAGACATGGAATCATCAGAAGGATTCGTCGTTCTCAACGGTGAATCAGGGGCCCCTTCGAAGGACCCGGTCCCTCCCACTTCAAAGCCGGAAAACTACCTCAACCAGATGCAGACGGAAATTGGGAAGGAAATGGCCGGACAGATGTGGCAGGCTGGAAAGCAGTCCGCTCGTCGCGCTTTTGACTTGTACGCCAACGTCGATCTTCTGCGGCCGTATTTTGACGTTGAACCTCGTCAAGTTGCCAAACGTCTCTTGCAGTCGCTTATTCCTCGGTTACCGTCCAAAGAGATACGAATCGAAGGAGATCTCTATGGACCTACAGTGTTGACATTTACACTAGTCGCAATATTGTTATTGACGATGAAAGCGAGCGGACACACTGTGAGGGAGGGCACTCTGATGGGAACTGCTATTGGTGTGAGCTTTTTCTACTGGCTAGGAACGTCGTTACTCTACTTCTTTCTTGCCTACTTGTTCAACTCTAGTGTCAGCTTGAACAAAGTGTTGTCTCTCGTTGGATATGGGATGTTCGGcccatgtctgtgtctgttgtaTAGTCTGCTATTTCATTCGAACTCAGGATCGCCTTTCTATTTGTCATGGATTTTATTGACCGGTTTTTCGGCTCTTCGTATAGGGTTTGCTTTGGCTTCGACGACTTTGCTGAGACGGCATGGATTTGTATTAGGATCGGTAGCATTTGGTGTTCATTTGCTATTTGTGTTGTACGTGAAACTTGCCTACTCCAAGTTATATGAGGCTGTCAGCTTACTTTAG
- the LOC134182071 gene encoding mitotic spindle assembly checkpoint protein MAD2B-like isoform X1, producing MSSNCSDVIAEFLEVAIHQILYCRNVYPRELFERRQLYQVPVHMSCHPELNSYIVDVISSVKVLLLKTQLDKVAVVLSNKDDKPVERFIFSFVLYDENAVSEDWHLLRVEMALRDFLLKISTCESTLGAAHEGCTFAVEAYTSESGALALQSSQEEFPWVCISQQLSSIQPKILPLKSARTEAFQMQLYVEQGEMQ from the exons ATGTCTTCCAACTGCAGTGATGTGATTGCGGAGTTTCTAGAAGTGGCTATCCATCAGATATTATACTGTAGGAATGTCTATCCGCGAG AATTATTTGAGAGAAGGCAGCTGTATCAAGTTCCCGTACAC ATGTCATGCCATCCCGAGTTAAATTCGTACATTGTGGATGTCATATCTTCAGTGAAAGTTCTCTTGTTGAAA ACACAACTGGACAAAGTAGCTGTTGTTTTATCTAATAAG GATGACAAGCCTGTGGAGCGGTTTATATTTTCATTTGTATTGTATGATGAAAATGCTGTAAG TGAAGATTGGCACTTGCTTCGAGTAGAAATGGCACTGCGAGATTTCTTGCTGAAGATTAGTACATGTGAAAGCACATTGGGAGCCGCTCATGAGg GCTGCACGTTTGCAGTGGAAGCATATACAAGTGAATCAGGAGCTTTGGCTCTTCAGTCAAGTCAAGAG GAATTTCCTTGGGTGTGTATCAGTCAACAATTATCAAGCATTCAACCCAAAATATTGCCATTGAAATCGGCTCGCACAGAGGCGTTCCAG ATGCAGTTGTATGTTGAGCAAGGTGAGATGCAGTAG
- the LOC134182071 gene encoding mitotic spindle assembly checkpoint protein MAD2B-like isoform X3 gives MSSNCSDVIAEFLEVAIHQILYCRNVYPRELFERRQLYQVPVHMSCHPELNSYIVDVISSVKVLLLKTQLDKVAVVLSNKDDKPVERFIFSFVLYDENAVSEDWHLLRVEMALRDFLLKISTCESTLGAAHEGISLGVYQSTIIKHSTQNIAIEIGSHRGVPDAVVC, from the exons ATGTCTTCCAACTGCAGTGATGTGATTGCGGAGTTTCTAGAAGTGGCTATCCATCAGATATTATACTGTAGGAATGTCTATCCGCGAG AATTATTTGAGAGAAGGCAGCTGTATCAAGTTCCCGTACAC ATGTCATGCCATCCCGAGTTAAATTCGTACATTGTGGATGTCATATCTTCAGTGAAAGTTCTCTTGTTGAAA ACACAACTGGACAAAGTAGCTGTTGTTTTATCTAATAAG GATGACAAGCCTGTGGAGCGGTTTATATTTTCATTTGTATTGTATGATGAAAATGCTGTAAG TGAAGATTGGCACTTGCTTCGAGTAGAAATGGCACTGCGAGATTTCTTGCTGAAGATTAGTACATGTGAAAGCACATTGGGAGCCGCTCATGAGg GAATTTCCTTGGGTGTGTATCAGTCAACAATTATCAAGCATTCAACCCAAAATATTGCCATTGAAATCGGCTCGCACAGAGGCGTTCCAG ATGCAGTTGTATGTTGA
- the LOC134182071 gene encoding mitotic spindle assembly checkpoint protein MAD2B-like isoform X2, which translates to MSSNCSDVIAEFLEVAIHQILYCRNVYPRELFERRQLYQVPVHMSCHPELNSYIVDVISSVKVLLLKTQLDKVAVVLSNKDDKPVERFIFSFVLYDENAVSEDWHLLRVEMALRDFLLKISTCESTLGAAHEGISLGVYQSTIIKHSTQNIAIEIGSHRGVPGDIECVFVHTS; encoded by the exons ATGTCTTCCAACTGCAGTGATGTGATTGCGGAGTTTCTAGAAGTGGCTATCCATCAGATATTATACTGTAGGAATGTCTATCCGCGAG AATTATTTGAGAGAAGGCAGCTGTATCAAGTTCCCGTACAC ATGTCATGCCATCCCGAGTTAAATTCGTACATTGTGGATGTCATATCTTCAGTGAAAGTTCTCTTGTTGAAA ACACAACTGGACAAAGTAGCTGTTGTTTTATCTAATAAG GATGACAAGCCTGTGGAGCGGTTTATATTTTCATTTGTATTGTATGATGAAAATGCTGTAAG TGAAGATTGGCACTTGCTTCGAGTAGAAATGGCACTGCGAGATTTCTTGCTGAAGATTAGTACATGTGAAAGCACATTGGGAGCCGCTCATGAGg GAATTTCCTTGGGTGTGTATCAGTCAACAATTATCAAGCATTCAACCCAAAATATTGCCATTGAAATCGGCTCGCACAGAGGCGTTCCAGGTGACATTGAATGCGTTTTTGTGCACACCAGTTAG
- the LOC134182151 gene encoding uncharacterized protein LOC134182151 — protein sequence MESWAEIWDIPEVAFPLRMARTREDFDQLAILNFEVEVRGPDSVKLDNGCSIELYDDMHEICFRPKQTGLHQVRIKVDGQDFCPPIQLSVNEDGTVRTSKDKRQRPTRGHHLHGDVRDRHVEHKGWRTSEMKEGREMHRSLSSQSSQSGGSRSESLDYQTSVNYISGKNGQLFVESDGRLVPVKERHGQVADSATNAALMRRSVETRKKTSRSKQALGATTKSSDKHQLYNCTHCNKLIKLKRLLILERKPYCEFCFKLLFMRKGPEQHLEALQSPERGPGFSNRNSLNLSRFSVNPKANLTGLKLKHVKHAQTEFTTFDRHGTGKADRRFLEPLLRACLAQHLSEHKTNEAMMHQNTKQAIIRCGLYGPGEMSTLQFLNILAFAMRERTTKWLAKTAKSKMKRSPLSEPNLTAIPNKTDMFRDGAGSDSKIRATKLVGTLETIPSADDLSSISDDRTLPEDSELADLELPERVSTGSPIVPNAMNSIPPPTTEERTFGVTHGNSDAWMMY from the exons ATGGAAAGTTGGGCTGAGATCTGGGATATCCCAGAAGTAGCCTTTCCTCTCCGAATGGCAAGAACGAGAGAAGACTTCGACCAGCTCGCAATCCTTAATTTCGAAGTCGAAGTTCGCGGTCCGGACAGCGTCAAGCTCGACAACGGCTGCAGCATTGAACTCTATGACGACATGCACGAAATTTGTTTTCGTCCCAAACAGACAGGATTACATCAAGTTCGAATCAAAGTAGACGGCCAAGACTTCTGTCCACCGATTCAACTGTCAGTGAACGAAGACGGCACCGTTAGAACATCCAAGGACAAACGTCAACGCCCAACGCGGGGGCACCATCTCCAcggagacgtacgagatcgACATGTTGAGCACAAAGGCTGGAGAACGTCAGAAATGAAAGAAGGTCGAGAGATGCATCGTTCACTAAGTTCGCAGTCGTCTCAGAGCGGTGGTAGTCGGTCAGAGTCTCTAGACTATCAGACAAGTGTAAACTACATTTCAGGAAAAAACGGACAATTGTTTGTGGAAAGTGACGGGAGACTTGTACCAGTGAAAGAGAGACATGGACAGGTAGCAGACAGTGCAACAAATGCAGCACTTATGCGACGTTCAGTCGAGACTAGAAAGAAGACGAGTCGATCTAAGCAGGCACTAGGAGCAACCACAAAGTCGTCCGACAAGCATCAACTCTACAA CTGTACTCACTGTAACAAATTGATCAAACTCAAGAGACTGCTGATACTCGAACGAAAGCCATACTGTGAATTTTGCTTCAAACTACTTTTCATGAGAAAAGGACCCGAGCAACATTTGGAA GCCCTTCAATCTCCAGAAAGAGGCCCAGGATTCTCAAACAGAAATTCGCTAA ATCTTTCTCGATTCTCAGTGAATCCAAAAGCAAATCTGACCG GTTTGAAACTAAAGCACGTCAAACATGCCCAAACCGAATTCACAACGTTTGACAGGCATGGCACAG GTAAAGCTGATAGAAGATTCTTGGAGCCACTGTTAAGAGCATGCCTCGCTCAGCATCTGTCCGAGCACAAGACTAATGAAGCAATGATGCATCAGAACACCAAACAAGCG ATAATACGATGTGGACTGTATGGTCCAGGAGAAATGAGTACTCTGCAGTTCCTAAATATCCTGGCATTTGCCATGCGCGAAAGGACAACTAAATGGCTTGCCAAAACTGCCAAATCAAAGATGAAACGAAGCCCACTGTCAGAGCCAAATCTCACAGCTATACCTAACAAGACTGACATGTTTAGAGATGGTGCAGGCAGTGACAGCAAAATAAGAGCGACTAAACTGGTGGGCACTCTGGAGACCATTCCGTCAGCAGATGACCTAAGCTCAATTTCAGATGACAGAACACTACCTGAGGACTCCGAGCTGGCAGATTTGGAGTTACCCGAAAGAGTAAGTACAGGTTCACCTATTGTACCAAATGCAATGAATTCTATACCTCCACCCACTACTGAG GAAAGGACATTTGGTGTAACACACGGCAATTCTGATGCCTGGATGATGTATTGA